GCTTGCCCCCGATTGCAGAGTGTCAGTCAACTTATCTATGGCTGACACACAGCTATCGGGGCAAGCTCCTCCCACATTAGCCCACATGTCCCTCTGCATTCTGATGCCTGTACTCCAGCAGTTTGCGCCCGTACAATCCCAAGTCATTTCAAGTCCAAGCAACCGACAACGGCCTACCATGCGTACCAGTCAATATTTGCTCGCCACACAGAAAGAAACGCCTTCCGACGCGGTCGTGATCAGCCATCAGCTGATGCTGCGCGCCGGCATGATCCGCAAACTGGCCTCCGGCCTGTACACCTGGCTGCCCATGGGCTTGAAGGTGATGCGCAAGGTCGAAGCCATCGTTCGTGAAGAAATGAACGCCGCCGGCTCTCTCGAAGTGTTGATGCCGAGCACCCAACCGGCTGAACTGTGGCAGGAATCCGGGCGCTGGGAAGAGTACGGCCCTGAGTTGCTGCGCTTCAAGGACCGTCATGGCCGCGATTTCTGCGCCGGCCCGACCCACGAAGAAGTCATCACCGACCTGATGCGCAACGAGCTGAGCAGCTACAAGCAGCTGCCGCTGAACCTGTATCAGATCCAGACCAAATTCCGTGATGAAATCCGCCCACGCTTCGGTTTGATGCGCGGCCGCGAGTTCATCATGAAGGACTCCTATTCGTTCCACGCTGACCAGGCATCGCTGCAGGTCACCTACGACCGCATGCACCAGGCCTACTGCAACGTGTTCACGCGCCTGGGCCTGAAGTTTCGCCCGGTTGAAGCGGACAACGGCTCCATCGGTGGCGCCGGCTCCCACGAGTTCCACGTACTGGCCGAATCCGGCGAAGACGATATCGTGTTCAGCAACGTTTCCGATTACGCCGCGAACATCGAGAAAGCCGAAGCCGTGCCGCGTGAAACCTCGCGCCCAGCGCCAGCTGAAGAGCTGCGCCTGGTGGATACGCCAGAGACCAAGACCATCGCGGCCCTGGTGGAAAAATTCAATCTGCCGATTGAAAAGACCATCAAGACCCTGATCGTGCGCGCCGAGGAAGAAGGCAAGCTGATCGCCCTGGTGATCCGTGGCGACCACGAACTCAACGAAATCAAGGCGGCCCAGCAACCTGGCGTGGCCAGCCCGCTGGTCATGGCCACCGACGATGAACTGCGCAACGCCATTGGCGCCGGTGCCGGTTCCCTCGGCCCGCTGAACCTGCCGCTGCCGATCATCATCGACCGCTCGGTCGAACTGATGAGCGACTTCGGTATTGGCGCGAACATCGACGACAAGCACTACTTCGGCGTGAACTGGGAACGCGACCTGCCGGTTCCGACCGTGGCCGACCTGCGCAACGTCGTCGCCGGCGACCCAAGCCCGGATGGCAAGGGCACCCTGGAAATCAAGCGCGGCATTGAAGTTGGGCACATCTTCCAGCTGGGTAACAAGTACAGCAAGGCGATGAAGTGCGAAGTGCTGGGCGAGAACGGCAAGCCGATCACCCTGGAAATGGGTTGCTACGGCATTGGCGTTTCCCGCGTCGTCGCGGCTGCCATCGAGCAGAACAACGACGAGAAAGGCATCATCTGGAGCGACACCCTGGCGCCGTTCCAGATCGCCCTGGTCCCACTGCGCTACGAAACCGAGCAAGTACGCGAAGCCACCGACAAACTGTATGCCGAACTGACGGCTGCTGGTTTTGAAGTGCTGCTCGATGACCGGGACAAGAAAACCAGCCCGGGCATCAAGTTCGCCGACATGGAACTGATTGGCATCCCGCACCGGATCGTGGTCAGTGACCGCGGCCTGGCCGATGGCAATCTGGAATACAAGAGCCGGACCGAAGCCGAAGCCCAACCGTTGCCGGTGGCCGACGTGCTGTCTTTCCTTCAGGCGCGTATTCGTCGCTGAAAACCAGATCAAGAGAAGTCATGTTCAAGCGAAACACCAGAGCCCTGGGGGGCGCCGCCTTGTGCGGCGCCCTGCTGGTCAGCGGCTGCGCCAACCAAATGTCGCAACGCAGTGAGCACGAGGAGCGGGTCGAGCGTAAGTTGCTCGACCACAGCCTGCAGATCGATGTAGGCGACCCCAAAGTGCTGGAACTGCCGCAACGCCGGGTTCGCATTCACGAGCAGAAGACCTTCGAGGTCACCGAATTCGAAGTCACCCGTCGTTACGACCGCTACACGCCCTATCAACCCTGGCGCAAACTCTATGAGCTGCCGCTGGGTGCGGTGGCGTTGGTGGCCGGCGCAGGCGCCAACGTGGCGAATATCTTCGCCCTCGGCAACCTGCCTACCAGCATGACCCACGACTGGCTGAGCTACGGCGTGGACGGCCTCAACCCGTTCATGAACGTGCAATCCCATGGCCGTGCGCAACAGAACCTCGCGGGCATCGATGAAGTCCAGCGTGACAAGCGCGTGGAGTATTCAAGCCTGCCGTGGAGCGAACGCCCGGTGCAGGTGACTGCCGGCAGAAAGACCCACGAGCTGACCACCGACCGTAACGGCGTCCTGCGCCTGAACCTGTTGGATAGCCCGTTCGCCGAACAGGACCTGAACCGCGTCACAACCTTGAAGATCAGCGTGGAAGATGGCCAGGACGACGTGCATTCGGACTCGACCCTGGCAATCAGCAGCACCTTGCGCGGCAAGCTGCTGGAAGCCCACGGGCTGATCTACGACGACCTGGAAGACGACGAAGTGAGCCAGTGGGTGCACCGGGTCAAGCGTCTGTCGGAGCTGGGCCTGGAGGAAGAAGCCAGCGAACTGGAACAGAGCCTCATCGAACTGACCCGCAATGATCCGGAATTGCAGCAGGAGTTCCTGCAAGCGCTGACCAAGGATGCAGGGCGGCTGGTGGCAGACCCTGGAGCACGCTGAGCCTCAGGCCATGTGAAGATCCAAATGTGGGAGGGGCTTGTCCCCTCCTACATTTTGCTCCCGGTTTCTACCAGGAGAACTCCAGTTGTTCGTTGCCATTGCTCAAATCCAGCAATCGCACCCCAATCCCCAGCAACCGCACCGGTTTCCCACCGCGATTAAACGCCTGGGTCATCAGTTGTTGATAACTCTCCAGATCCCGCCCCGCCCCAGCCTGCTCCAAGGTCGTCTGGGTAAAGTCATGAAACTTCACCTTAACGAACGGCTTGCCTGCACGGTAACTGCTGTCGATGCGCGCCATGCGCCCCGCCAGGGTTTCCATCAGCTCAGGGAGCTTTGCCAGGCAGCTTGAGAGATCAGGCAGATCCGCGTCGTAGGTATTTTCCACGCTGATCGATTGCCGACGGTTGTCGTTTTGCACCAAACGGTCGTCGATCCCACGCGCCAGACTCCAGAGTCGTTCGCCAAAACTGCCGAAGTCGCGCACCAGCGCCAGCTTGTTCCACTCGCGCAGTTGCAGGCAGTCTTCAATGCCCAGGCGCGCCAGTTTATCGGCAGTGACCTTGCCCACGCCGTGCAACTTGCTCACACGCAACTGCGAGACGAAGTCTTCGACCTGGTCCGGGGTGATCACAAACAGGCCGTTGGGCTTTTTCCAGTCGCTGGCGATCTTGGCCAGGAATTTATTCGGGGCCACGCCGGCAGAGACGGTGATGTGTAACTGGTTGGAGACCCGCCTGCGAATGTCCTGGGCAATGCGCGTTGCACTGCCGCCAAAGTGCGGGCTGTCGGAGACGTCCAGGTAGGCTTCGTCCAAGGACAGCGGCTCGATGAGGTCGGTGTAGTCGCGAAAGATCGTCTGGATTTCCTTCGACGCGTCCTTATAAGCATCCATGCGCGGCTTGACGATGGTCAGGTCCGGACACAGCTTCAAGGCATGGCGTGACGACATCGCCGAACGCACGCCGTACGCCCGCGCTTCGTAGTTGCACGTCGCGATCACGCCTCTTCGATCTGCCGAGCCGCCCACGGCCAGCGGTTTTTGCGCCAGGCTCGGGTTATCGCGCATCTCGATAGCGGCGTAGAAGCAATCACAGTCGACGTGAATAATTTTGCGCTGCGTCATATATAGAGGGGTGAAATCCTACGGGTGGGCAGTATCGCACTCACCCCTGTATATAGCACCAGTAGTTTGAATCTTCCGTCTGAGCGGTAGGAAATTTCCCAGATGAATTTATTTTTTCAATCGAAACCAGCCTCCCAATAGAGCCGAAACCCCTGGCCAGACTGGCCCGCGCTGCTCATACAAGCCTATGCCGAGAGCTAACCGATTGAACCACAAGCGCTTTTCTTTGATTCACAGGTTGACACACTCGCGATCCTCTGTAGAATGCCGACACACAGACGCGGGATGGAGCAGTCTGGTAGCTCGTCGGGCTCATAACCCGAAGGTCGTCGGTTCAAATCCGGCTCCCGCAACCAAACATCAAAAAAGGCTACTCGAAAGAGTGGCCTTTTTTGTGCGTGTCTGTTTTTCAAACTGAGATCGCGTGAACTTAGCTGCGGCCTGCTTCGCAGACCGGCGCGGGGCAAGCCCGCTCACCACAACAACCCCACTCGCCACAACGAGTCCGCCAGCCACAAAAAGTGTTCTCAATCGAGAACTTAGGTCGCCTGGGCCGTTAATTCACACTTTTTTGACCCATCGGTTGATTAACGGTTGACACCTCGCCGCTTGGCTGTAGAATGCCGCCCACAGACGCGGGATGGAGCAGTCTGGTAGCTCGTCGGGCTCATAACCCGAAGGTCGTCGGTTCAAATCCGGCTCCCGCAACCAAACATCAAAAAAGGCTACTCGAAAGAGTGGCCTTTTTTGTATCTGCAGAAAAAGTTCTTCTGAAACAATGGCATGGCATCTTTCATGAAACCGTACACGGTTTATGGAGTCCATCTCATCGCACGCTATGCTTACTCCTCTACGACCAATGGCCGCTGTCGCCGCCCCCGGTGATCCGCGTTAATATTTGTAATTATTTTGTCCATAGGGATTGGTAACTTGGCTGGATACCCCCATCCTGTCGCGCACAATCCACGAGGTGATTGATGCGCGCCAACTCGTCTGAACCACAAGAAACCGTCACAGCAGAACAACCGATCAACCCCAAGCGTTTGCGTTGGCTGGATCTGTTGAGCAAGTACCGGCAACCCATCGGGCTGGCGGTCACGCTGTTGCTGTTCGCCATCGCCTTGATCGCCTGCCGCCACTTGCTGCTGGAGCTGGACCTCTACGCGCTCCACGACTCGATCCTGGAAGTGCCCAAGCCTGCCCTGCTGGGGGCCTTTGCCGCCGCAGTCGCGGGATTCATCATTCTGCTGGGCTATGAGTTTTCCGGCGCGCGTTACGCCGGGGTGAAGTTGCCGGCCAAGACCCTGGCTCATGGTGGTTTCACCGCCTTTGCCATTGGCAACGCCATTGGCCTGTCGATGCTCTCGGGCGGTTCCGTGCGTTACCGTCTATATGCACGCCACGGCATCGGGGCTTCGGAAGTCGCGCACATGACCGTGTTCGCCAGCCTGGCCTTGGGCTGTGCACTACCGCCGCTGGCGGCATTGGCGACGCTGAGCAACCTGCCGGCGGCTTCGACTTACCTGCACTTGCCCCAAGGTTTGCTCGGCGGCATCGCCGGCGCGGTGCTACTGCTGTCGGCTGCACTGTGCATCGGCATCTATCGCCGCCGCTTGCCGGAGCAGCCACTCCCGGACAACCTGCTGGTCAAAGTCGGCCGTCGCACCCTGCGCCTGCCCGGCCGACGCCTGACCTTCCTGCAACTGGTCATCACCGCCCTGGATGTCGCCGCTGCCGCCACCGTCCTCTATCTATTGCTGCCGGAAGCGCCCCCCTTCGGCCCGTTCCTGCTGGTATACCTGCTGGCTCTCGCCGCTGGCGTGCTCAGCCATGTTCCGGGCGGTGTCGGGGTGTTCGAAGCGATCTTGCTCGCCGCATTTGCAGACAAGCTCGGCGCCGCGCCATTGGCCGCGGCCCTGCTGCTGTATCGCATGATTTATGTGGTGTTGCCGCTGCTGATCGCGTGTGTGTTCCTGCTGATCAACGAGGCGCAACGGCTGTTCCAGACCCAGCAAAGCCTGCGCGTCGCCTCGGGCCTGGCGGCGCCGGTGTTGGCCGTATTGGTTTTTTTGTCCGGCGTGGTCCTGCTGTTTTCCGGCGCCACGCCGGAGATCGACTCACGCCTGGAAAACATCGGCTTCCTGATTCCACACCGCCTGATTGATGCCTCGCACTTTGGGGCCAGCCTGATCGGTGTGTTGTGCCTGTTGCTGGCCCAGGGCCTGCGTCGACGGTTGTCGGCGGCCTGGATGCTGACCATGGTGCTGCTGTTGGTGGGCGCCCTGCTCTCACTGCTCAAAGGTTTCGACTGGGAAGAAGCCAGCCTGATGACCATGACGGCGGTGCTACTGGCGATCTTCCGCCGCTCGTTCTACCGTGCCAGCCGCCTGACCGAGCTGCCGTTTTCGCCGCTGTACCTGGTGGCCAGCGTGTGCGT
The genomic region above belongs to Pseudomonas sp. S35 and contains:
- the mprF gene encoding bifunctional lysylphosphatidylglycerol flippase/synthetase MprF; its protein translation is MRANSSEPQETVTAEQPINPKRLRWLDLLSKYRQPIGLAVTLLLFAIALIACRHLLLELDLYALHDSILEVPKPALLGAFAAAVAGFIILLGYEFSGARYAGVKLPAKTLAHGGFTAFAIGNAIGLSMLSGGSVRYRLYARHGIGASEVAHMTVFASLALGCALPPLAALATLSNLPAASTYLHLPQGLLGGIAGAVLLLSAALCIGIYRRRLPEQPLPDNLLVKVGRRTLRLPGRRLTFLQLVITALDVAAAATVLYLLLPEAPPFGPFLLVYLLALAAGVLSHVPGGVGVFEAILLAAFADKLGAAPLAAALLLYRMIYVVLPLLIACVFLLINEAQRLFQTQQSLRVASGLAAPVLAVLVFLSGVVLLFSGATPEIDSRLENIGFLIPHRLIDASHFGASLIGVLCLLLAQGLRRRLSAAWMLTMVLLLVGALLSLLKGFDWEEASLMTMTAVLLAIFRRSFYRASRLTELPFSPLYLVASVCVLGASIWLLLFAYQDVPYSHQLWWQFTLDANAPRGLRSLLGAAVLLVIVSLTWLLRTARPVIHLPTPDELERASKILMASSQPDGGLALTGDKALLFHPNDEAFLMYARRGRSLVALYDPIGPTQPRAEMIWQFRDLCDIHHARPVFYQVRAENLPYYMDIGLTAIKLGEEARVDLKRFDLEAKGKEMKDLRYTWNRGTRDGLSLEICDPGTAPMDELKVISDAWLTGKNVREKGFSLGRFSDDYLKHFRIAIIRFEGRPVAFANLLETYNHDLASLDLMRAHPDAPKLTMEFMMVGLIQHYKSHGYARFSLGMVPLSGLQPRRGAPLTQRLGSMVFRRGEQLYNFQGLRRFKDKFQPDWEPRYMAVPAGLDPLVALADTAALIAGGLTGLVKR
- the dinB gene encoding DNA polymerase IV, whose translation is MTQRKIIHVDCDCFYAAIEMRDNPSLAQKPLAVGGSADRRGVIATCNYEARAYGVRSAMSSRHALKLCPDLTIVKPRMDAYKDASKEIQTIFRDYTDLIEPLSLDEAYLDVSDSPHFGGSATRIAQDIRRRVSNQLHITVSAGVAPNKFLAKIASDWKKPNGLFVITPDQVEDFVSQLRVSKLHGVGKVTADKLARLGIEDCLQLREWNKLALVRDFGSFGERLWSLARGIDDRLVQNDNRRQSISVENTYDADLPDLSSCLAKLPELMETLAGRMARIDSSYRAGKPFVKVKFHDFTQTTLEQAGAGRDLESYQQLMTQAFNRGGKPVRLLGIGVRLLDLSNGNEQLEFSW
- a CDS encoding proline--tRNA ligase, with amino-acid sequence MRTSQYLLATQKETPSDAVVISHQLMLRAGMIRKLASGLYTWLPMGLKVMRKVEAIVREEMNAAGSLEVLMPSTQPAELWQESGRWEEYGPELLRFKDRHGRDFCAGPTHEEVITDLMRNELSSYKQLPLNLYQIQTKFRDEIRPRFGLMRGREFIMKDSYSFHADQASLQVTYDRMHQAYCNVFTRLGLKFRPVEADNGSIGGAGSHEFHVLAESGEDDIVFSNVSDYAANIEKAEAVPRETSRPAPAEELRLVDTPETKTIAALVEKFNLPIEKTIKTLIVRAEEEGKLIALVIRGDHELNEIKAAQQPGVASPLVMATDDELRNAIGAGAGSLGPLNLPLPIIIDRSVELMSDFGIGANIDDKHYFGVNWERDLPVPTVADLRNVVAGDPSPDGKGTLEIKRGIEVGHIFQLGNKYSKAMKCEVLGENGKPITLEMGCYGIGVSRVVAAAIEQNNDEKGIIWSDTLAPFQIALVPLRYETEQVREATDKLYAELTAAGFEVLLDDRDKKTSPGIKFADMELIGIPHRIVVSDRGLADGNLEYKSRTEAEAQPLPVADVLSFLQARIRR